A stretch of Henckelia pumila isolate YLH828 chromosome 4, ASM3356847v2, whole genome shotgun sequence DNA encodes these proteins:
- the LOC140867063 gene encoding uncharacterized protein isoform X3, with protein MNKNSDKQSVCHLCNKTFASGKALGGHMRIHSQKGMKKNNLIFKNKLKAHQSVKFKKQNPRAEEDRRETDSVKKKKSTPSADERRACTVCQRVFPSWKSVFGHMRKHSDRKWRGMSPPSTGKTNSGSCLSEEKQKNGDQDELLSISGKDGGVDLTAYSRGWTSTAKRGRKRLSLERDDFQLKELEAAATLLMLLKGLDFVSGFVHRQKGDELEDVKSKLEVGESSSIGGRDLLEEKILIKNKKKRKKLKLSDLQQPQNAASQIEETKENGVGRSRNFHEIDLNKLPPSEFEVEAPLMLGRRKLKPL; from the coding sequence ATGAACAAAAACAGTGATAAACAGAGTGTTTGTCATTTATGCAACAAAACTTTCGCCTCTGGTAAAGCTCTAGGGGGTCACATGAGAATTCACTCTCAAAAGGGAATGAAGAAAAATAATCTGATTTTCAAGAATAAGCTGAAAGCCCATCAATCTGTGAAGTTCAAGAAACAAAACCCTCGTGCAGAAGAGGACAGAAGGGAGACTGATTccgtgaagaagaagaagagtactCCTAGTGCTGACGAGAGACGAGCTTGTACAGTTTGTCAAAGAGTTTTTCCGTCGTGGAAATCTGTGTTTGGCCACATGAGGAAGCATTCGGATAGGAAATGGAGGGGTATGAGCCCGCCTTCGACAGGGAAGACAAACTCCGGTTCTTGTTTATCGgaggaaaaacaaaaaaatggtgATCAGGATGAACTTTTATCCATCAGTGGGAAAGATGGAGGGGTTGATCTGACGGCATATTCAAGGGGGTGGACTTCAACGGCAAAGAGAGGGCGGAAGCGTCTGAGCTTGGAGAGGGATGACTTTCAATTGAAGGAACTAGAAGCTGCCGCCACACTACTAATGTTGTTGAAGGGGCTAGATTTTGTGAGTGGCTTTGTGCACAGACAAAAGGGTGATGAATTAGAGGATGTGAAAAGTAAACTTGAAGTTGGGGAATCATCATCCATCGGAGGCAGGGATCTTCTTGAAGAGAAGATCTTGATCAAGAacaagaagaaaaggaaaaagtTGAAGCTTTCTGATTTACAACAGCCACAAAATGCCGCCTCACAAATTGAAGAAACCAAAGAAAATGGCGTGGGGAGAAGCCGAAATTTCCATGAAATTGATCTCAATAAACTGCCTCCATCAGAGTTTGAAGTTGAAGCCCCTTTAATGTTAGGACGTCGCAAGTTGAAGCCCCTTTGA
- the LOC140867063 gene encoding uncharacterized protein isoform X2: protein MNSVEDLVSQSIKKRSNNTSVESESVFGEGKLLIELKIAKDGTGEEGKENTEDRSIEGLVHKEYQIMNKNSDKQSVCHLCNKTFASGKALGGHMRIHSQKGMKKNNLIFKNKLKAHQSVKFKKQNPRAEEDRRETDSVKKKKSTPSADERRACTVCQRVFPSWKSVFGHMRKHSDRKWRGMSPPSTGKTNSGSCLSEEKQKNGDQDELLSISGKDGGVDLTAYSRGWTSTAKRGRKRLSLERDDFQLKELEAAATLLMLLKGLDFVSGFVHRQKGDELEDVKSKLEVGESSSIGGRDLLEEKILIKNKKKRKKLKLSDLQQPQNAASQIEETKENGVGRSRNFHEIDLNKLPPSEFEVEAPLMLGRRKLKPL, encoded by the coding sequence ATGAATAGTGTGGAAGATCTTGTATCACAGTCGATAAAGAAAAGAAGTAACAATACATCTGTTGAGTCGGAGTCCGTTTTCGGAGAAGGAAAACTGTTGATTGAGCTGAAAATAGCTAAAGATGGTACTGGAGAAGAGGGGAAGGAAAATACTGAGGATAGGAGTATTGAGGGGTTGGTGCATAAGGAATATCAGATCATGAACAAAAACAGTGATAAACAGAGTGTTTGTCATTTATGCAACAAAACTTTCGCCTCTGGTAAAGCTCTAGGGGGTCACATGAGAATTCACTCTCAAAAGGGAATGAAGAAAAATAATCTGATTTTCAAGAATAAGCTGAAAGCCCATCAATCTGTGAAGTTCAAGAAACAAAACCCTCGTGCAGAAGAGGACAGAAGGGAGACTGATTccgtgaagaagaagaagagtactCCTAGTGCTGACGAGAGACGAGCTTGTACAGTTTGTCAAAGAGTTTTTCCGTCGTGGAAATCTGTGTTTGGCCACATGAGGAAGCATTCGGATAGGAAATGGAGGGGTATGAGCCCGCCTTCGACAGGGAAGACAAACTCCGGTTCTTGTTTATCGgaggaaaaacaaaaaaatggtgATCAGGATGAACTTTTATCCATCAGTGGGAAAGATGGAGGGGTTGATCTGACGGCATATTCAAGGGGGTGGACTTCAACGGCAAAGAGAGGGCGGAAGCGTCTGAGCTTGGAGAGGGATGACTTTCAATTGAAGGAACTAGAAGCTGCCGCCACACTACTAATGTTGTTGAAGGGGCTAGATTTTGTGAGTGGCTTTGTGCACAGACAAAAGGGTGATGAATTAGAGGATGTGAAAAGTAAACTTGAAGTTGGGGAATCATCATCCATCGGAGGCAGGGATCTTCTTGAAGAGAAGATCTTGATCAAGAacaagaagaaaaggaaaaagtTGAAGCTTTCTGATTTACAACAGCCACAAAATGCCGCCTCACAAATTGAAGAAACCAAAGAAAATGGCGTGGGGAGAAGCCGAAATTTCCATGAAATTGATCTCAATAAACTGCCTCCATCAGAGTTTGAAGTTGAAGCCCCTTTAATGTTAGGACGTCGCAAGTTGAAGCCCCTTTGA
- the LOC140867063 gene encoding uncharacterized protein isoform X1 encodes MKMNSVEDLVSQSIKKRSNNTSVESESVFGEGKLLIELKIAKDGTGEEGKENTEDRSIEGLVHKEYQIMNKNSDKQSVCHLCNKTFASGKALGGHMRIHSQKGMKKNNLIFKNKLKAHQSVKFKKQNPRAEEDRRETDSVKKKKSTPSADERRACTVCQRVFPSWKSVFGHMRKHSDRKWRGMSPPSTGKTNSGSCLSEEKQKNGDQDELLSISGKDGGVDLTAYSRGWTSTAKRGRKRLSLERDDFQLKELEAAATLLMLLKGLDFVSGFVHRQKGDELEDVKSKLEVGESSSIGGRDLLEEKILIKNKKKRKKLKLSDLQQPQNAASQIEETKENGVGRSRNFHEIDLNKLPPSEFEVEAPLMLGRRKLKPL; translated from the coding sequence ATGAAGATGAATAGTGTGGAAGATCTTGTATCACAGTCGATAAAGAAAAGAAGTAACAATACATCTGTTGAGTCGGAGTCCGTTTTCGGAGAAGGAAAACTGTTGATTGAGCTGAAAATAGCTAAAGATGGTACTGGAGAAGAGGGGAAGGAAAATACTGAGGATAGGAGTATTGAGGGGTTGGTGCATAAGGAATATCAGATCATGAACAAAAACAGTGATAAACAGAGTGTTTGTCATTTATGCAACAAAACTTTCGCCTCTGGTAAAGCTCTAGGGGGTCACATGAGAATTCACTCTCAAAAGGGAATGAAGAAAAATAATCTGATTTTCAAGAATAAGCTGAAAGCCCATCAATCTGTGAAGTTCAAGAAACAAAACCCTCGTGCAGAAGAGGACAGAAGGGAGACTGATTccgtgaagaagaagaagagtactCCTAGTGCTGACGAGAGACGAGCTTGTACAGTTTGTCAAAGAGTTTTTCCGTCGTGGAAATCTGTGTTTGGCCACATGAGGAAGCATTCGGATAGGAAATGGAGGGGTATGAGCCCGCCTTCGACAGGGAAGACAAACTCCGGTTCTTGTTTATCGgaggaaaaacaaaaaaatggtgATCAGGATGAACTTTTATCCATCAGTGGGAAAGATGGAGGGGTTGATCTGACGGCATATTCAAGGGGGTGGACTTCAACGGCAAAGAGAGGGCGGAAGCGTCTGAGCTTGGAGAGGGATGACTTTCAATTGAAGGAACTAGAAGCTGCCGCCACACTACTAATGTTGTTGAAGGGGCTAGATTTTGTGAGTGGCTTTGTGCACAGACAAAAGGGTGATGAATTAGAGGATGTGAAAAGTAAACTTGAAGTTGGGGAATCATCATCCATCGGAGGCAGGGATCTTCTTGAAGAGAAGATCTTGATCAAGAacaagaagaaaaggaaaaagtTGAAGCTTTCTGATTTACAACAGCCACAAAATGCCGCCTCACAAATTGAAGAAACCAAAGAAAATGGCGTGGGGAGAAGCCGAAATTTCCATGAAATTGATCTCAATAAACTGCCTCCATCAGAGTTTGAAGTTGAAGCCCCTTTAATGTTAGGACGTCGCAAGTTGAAGCCCCTTTGA